A genomic stretch from Gemmatimonadaceae bacterium includes:
- the murF gene encoding UDP-N-acetylmuramoyl-tripeptide--D-alanyl-D-alanine ligase, which produces MSFWTLATVAEALGSYVTTKPPRGPAELGGISTDSRSVSAGQLFVALIGEKFDGHDYVEAALRQGVSAVIVSRPVRIESPGVAVYEVPDTLVALGRLASHWRRAWGGALVMVAGSNGKTTTKDLIRVALSRAMRVHATTGNLNNRIGVPLTLLAIPHDCEIAVVEAGTNLPGEVAILRAIADPDISVVTSVAEEHLEGLGDLAGVLREEAAAFDGVRIAITPASQPEIGDAAHERAEEVITAGLDEGDVKPDSWSISSDGVGTVRFGNVTMTPPLRGIHNLRNAMLAIAVSRACGVSDEIAAAGIEAMPALRMRVAWEQLGRATLINDAYNANPGSTRAAIELVKSVGPGRQRVIVLGTMRELGEASTRCHDDISRLALDSGADVVAGIGEFAESLARIGKEDPRIVTAESVSELWPRLFPRMQPDAVILLKASRGVQLEQLVPHLTTWANP; this is translated from the coding sequence TTGAGCTTCTGGACTCTCGCCACCGTGGCCGAAGCGCTGGGAAGCTACGTGACGACGAAGCCGCCGCGCGGACCGGCCGAGCTCGGCGGCATCAGCACCGATTCCCGATCGGTGTCCGCCGGCCAGCTCTTCGTCGCGCTGATCGGAGAAAAGTTCGACGGACATGACTACGTGGAGGCCGCGCTGCGGCAGGGCGTATCCGCGGTGATCGTGTCGCGTCCGGTCCGGATCGAATCGCCGGGCGTTGCCGTGTACGAGGTGCCCGACACGCTCGTAGCGCTCGGCAGACTGGCGAGCCACTGGCGCCGCGCGTGGGGCGGCGCGCTGGTGATGGTGGCGGGAAGCAATGGCAAGACGACGACCAAGGATCTCATCCGCGTTGCGCTTTCGAGGGCGATGCGCGTGCACGCAACGACTGGCAATCTCAACAATCGCATCGGCGTTCCGCTGACACTGCTGGCGATCCCTCACGACTGCGAGATCGCGGTCGTCGAGGCGGGCACGAATCTGCCCGGCGAAGTGGCGATCCTCCGCGCAATCGCGGATCCCGACATCTCCGTCGTCACGTCAGTCGCGGAGGAACATCTCGAAGGTCTGGGCGATCTCGCCGGGGTCCTTCGCGAAGAAGCCGCGGCGTTCGATGGCGTGCGCATCGCCATCACTCCTGCTTCGCAGCCGGAAATCGGCGACGCCGCGCACGAGCGGGCGGAAGAGGTCATCACCGCCGGACTTGACGAAGGCGACGTGAAGCCCGACTCATGGTCCATATCGAGCGATGGCGTCGGCACCGTTCGATTCGGCAACGTCACAATGACGCCGCCGCTTCGCGGGATTCACAACCTTCGGAACGCGATGCTCGCGATTGCCGTATCGCGCGCGTGCGGCGTGAGCGACGAGATTGCCGCGGCGGGGATAGAGGCGATGCCGGCGCTGCGGATGCGTGTTGCATGGGAGCAACTCGGCAGGGCAACACTGATCAACGACGCGTACAACGCCAATCCCGGCTCCACACGCGCGGCGATCGAGCTCGTGAAGAGTGTCGGACCCGGAAGGCAGAGGGTGATCGTGCTCGGTACCATGCGCGAGCTGGGCGAAGCGTCGACGCGCTGTCACGACGACATCAGCCGGCTGGCGCTCGACTCGGGAGCTGACGTCGTAGCCGGAATCGGCGAGTTCGCCGAGTCCCTGGCACGAATCGGTAAAGAGGACCCGAGGATCGTCACGGCTGAATCCGTCAGCGAGCTGTGGCCGCGGTTATTCCCGCGGATGCAGCCCGACGCGGTTATTCTATTGAAGGCCTCTCGGGGGGTCCAGCTGGAGCAGCTCGTTCCGCACCTCACAACCTGGGCAAATCCCTAG